In Argopecten irradians isolate NY chromosome 11, Ai_NY, whole genome shotgun sequence, one DNA window encodes the following:
- the LOC138335246 gene encoding uncharacterized protein translates to MDGQNHRSIVSTKYGDRPLIDVPPISFQQYAPKQQFQNPRYQMGNLADDLNLPPNAHQTVVPVYPQQPHAQPSYANRPYGNVIQNSNIIPYQNAPQMPPSYQNGGVPEYQHPNTNVGMKDASGEFHHFYGPHGERISGPLLNMNFGFPNNNLRYPKNFKIKGKLKRGQMTSIEVVESNISYRDLPDVVIKDLKRLYGHLEKVDVTIVAENGEYHIYATPKESGAPPANPGYQYDTRSRGGGRHVPYTADMYTKKYNQYDDVHYKYDPNARTYYVDPRSYSVASEGRRPREYKVTEEPRLPVPKPVRRDF, encoded by the coding sequence ATGGATGGACAGAACCATAGATCTATTGTATCTACAAAGTATGGAGATCGACCATTGATCGATGTTCCACcgatttcatttcaacaatacgccccaaaacaacaatttcaaaatccaagatatcAAATGGGTAATCTGGCAGACGATTTAAATCTCCCGCCAAATGCACATCAGACGGTGGTGCCCGTATATCCTCAGCAACCTCACGCACAGCCTTCGTATGCAAACAGGCCATACGGAAATGTCATCCAAAATTCAAACATTATTCCATATCAAAATGCTCCCCAGATGCCACCTTCTTATCAAAATGGCGGAGTTCCGGAATATCAACATCCGAACACAAATGTAGGAATGAAAGACGCTTCCGgcgaatttcatcatttttacgGTCCGCACGGAGAACGAATTTCAGGACCActtctcaatatgaatttcggTTTCCCAAACAACAATTTGCGATATCCgaagaattttaaaattaaggGTAAATTAAAACGCGGTCAAATGACCTCGATTGAAGTTGTGGAATCCAACATTTCTTACAGAGACTTGCCAGATGTTGTCATTAAAGACCTTAAACGGTTGTATGGACATTTAGAGAAAGTGGACGTAACGATTGTTGCAGAAAACGGCGAATATCATATTTATGCTACACCTAAAGAAAGTGGGGCACCGCCAGCAAATCCCGGTTACCAATATGATACACGAAGTCGTGGAGGAGGACGTCACGTGCCATACACAGCTGACATGTACACAAAAAAATACAACCAATATGATGACGTTCACTACAAATATGATCCGAACGCAAGAACGTATTACGTAGACCCGCGCTCGTATTCTGTAGCAAGCGAAGGCAGGCGTCCGAGGGAGTACAAAGTCACGGAGGAGCCGAGGCTTCCTGTCCCAAAACCGGTTAGAAGGGACTTTTAA